The following nucleotide sequence is from Candidatus Methylomirabilota bacterium.
CAGGCCGGCGACGACGGCGGCGGGGTGGACCCATCCCGACGCGAAGAGGAAGGCGAAGGCCGCCAGCAACGCGACGAAGCGCGAGCCCGCGCAGAGGGTCCACACCAGCCTGGCCTGGCGACCGCTGGCCGCCGTCGACGAGACGCCACGGGCCAGCCACCAGAAGTTGGCGATCGCGAGGGCACCGGCGGCCGTCACGCCCAGGCCCGCCGGCGCGCCACCCAACCACGAGGCGAGCAGGGCGAGCACCATCATGGCCCCGGCGCTCTCCGCCGTCACGCGCGCTCTCAGCTCACTCACGATTGTCGAGTTTCCGTTCGGCGGCCTTCACCGATCGAAAGAGGGTTACGAAGCCCGCAGCGATGCCGAGCCCCAGGCCGACGAGGGTCAGCCACGGACTCGTGCCCAGCCAGCGG
It contains:
- a CDS encoding AtpZ/AtpI family protein, which gives rise to MVPAPEPAWKSVGELASIGMAMVVATVIGLGAGYYADRWLGTSPWLTLVGLGLGIAAGFVTLFRSVKAAERKLDNRE
- a CDS encoding ATP synthase subunit I; protein product: MSELRARVTAESAGAMMVLALLASWLGGAPAGLGVTAAGALAIANFWWLARGVSSTAASGRQARLVWTLCAGSRFVALLAAFAFLFASGWVHPAAVVAGLTVVPGALIFEGLHAARQTAEK